Proteins found in one Stigmatopora nigra isolate UIUO_SnigA chromosome 15, RoL_Snig_1.1, whole genome shotgun sequence genomic segment:
- the LOC144208612 gene encoding ubiquitin carboxyl-terminal hydrolase 37-like, with protein MVQKNVPNVQVDAHDSKDTISSKSSNGSDVKPAIRPQHKCKIFRCWPCCMKYSVFPETHSPQQQRQTDSSLNMVKESESLLVKKKVLHVSFQENNKTAGVLCHPDLEQENTNWGAKENTTDIQKPTEEKSKDIVQGDLTPTNKKKLNWLWWLKRCQVAPKSMELCNLRQNCTSSNPDSTVGLDCLASCKKGKKKYNEWIASSSINSPSLKRFKLLGFPNPAQICYMNASLQSLLTLEDFVEDISSQKSIWSLNPDATLIRSFMNIRACHSSSNIHKKINCLYSFKNTVSLLVPEFQDFCQKDAHEFLTSVLNQIRNLNTVQQNLAIKMGNTYKCPVEEHFVFKMQNIRMCLSCNYKFTREEEFTNLSLDLLPGFGTVKEMLHNYLKKTQVEYKCECGSTTSLQCCSFISLPRVLVLHLKRFVFFSVFGSLKIQWPVQISKNLVLPSKQGYTGYNLVSIINHSGFTTSSGHYISDGVAPAMEDNDLKDRWFTYNDLDVQETSLASVCEKRQTTAYVLFYRRL; from the exons ATGGTTCAGAAGAATGTGCCCAATGTCCAAGTGGATGCACATGACAGCAAGGACACAATATCATCCAAGAG tTCAAATGGCTCGGACGTAAAACCTGCCATAAGACCACAACACAAGTGTAAGATATTTCGGTGTTGGCCGTGCTGCATG AAATACAGTGTATTTCCTGAAACACACAGCCCTCAACAGCAGAGGCAGACTGACTCCTCATTGAACATGGTGAAAGAGAGTGAAAGCCTCTTAGTGAAAAAGAAAGTACTACATGTGTCctttcaagaaaataacaaaaccGCAGGTGTCCTATGTCACCCAGACCTGGAACAGGAAAATACTAATTGGGGggcaaaagaaaatacaaccGACATCCAAAAACCTACTGAGGAAAAAAGCAA GGATATTGTTCAAGGTGACCTCACTCCCACGAACAAAAAGAAGTTAAATTGGTTGTGGTGGCTCAAG AGATGTCAAGTGGCCCCAAAATCGATGGAACTGTGCAATTTAAGACAGAACTGCACCTCTTCTAACCCAGACAGCACTGTGGGGCTCGATTGCCTTGCAAGTtgtaaaaaagggaagaaaaaatacaatgaatggATTGCATCTTCATCCATTAATTCCCCCAGTCTTAAGCGGTTCAAATTACTTGG GTTTCCTAACCCAGCACAAATCTGCTACATGAATGCCAGCCTTCAAAGCCTTCTGACTTTGGAGGATTTTGTTGAAGATATCAGCTCTCAGAAATCCATCTGGAGTTTAAATCCTGATGCTACACTAATAAG gTCATTCATGAACATCCGAGCATGTCACAGTTCGAgtaatattcataaaaaaatcaactgcCTTTATTCATTTAAGAACACCGTATCCCTCTTAGTGCCAGAGTTTCAAGATTTCTGCCAAAAA GATGCCCATGAATTCCTGACTTCTGTACTTAATCAAATAAGAAATCTAAACACAGTACAGCAGAATCTGGCTATCAAAATGGGAAATACTTATAAGTGTCCTGTGGAAGAACATTTTGTATTCAAGATGCAGAACATTAGGATGTGTTTAAG CTGTAACTATAAATTTACAAGAGAAGAAGAATTTACAAACCTGTCTTTAGATCTGCTACCTGGTTTTGGAACAGTGAAAGAAATGCTTCACAATTATTTGAAG AAGACACAAGTGGAGTATAAATGTGAGTGTGGTTCTACTACATCATTGCAGTGCTGTTCCTTTATTAGCCTCCCAAG AGTGCTGGTCTTGCACCTGAAgcgctttgtgtttttttcagtgtttgggTCGCTAAAGATCCAGTGGCCTGTACAAATTTCCAAGAACCTAGTGCTTCCATCAAAACAG GGTTATACCGGCTATAATTTGGTGAGCATCATCAATCATAGTGGCTTTACAACGAGCAGTG GACATTATATCAGTGATGGAGTGGCTCCAGCTATGGAAGATAATGATCTAAAAGATCGCTGGTTTACCTACAATGACTTAGATGTCCAAGAAACAAGTTTGGCCTCTGTATGCGAGAAGCGGCAAACTACTGCTTATGTCCTTTTTTACAGAAGGCTTTAG
- the gtf2f1 gene encoding general transcription factor IIF subunit 1 isoform X1 encodes MMASLGSSSSSGTEYTVRVPKNTSKKYNIMAFNAGDKVNCSTWTQARMERDMSARKIYGEEETPEGAAGSEFGKKQREEARRKKYGIVTREFKVEDQPWILKVNGKAGKRFKGLKKGGVTENASYYIFTQCPDGAFEAFPVHGWYNFTPVAKHRTLTAEEAEEEWGRRNKVVNHFSIMLQRRLREQTQGDEEEEENEKATKKKKGGGRGGDLRIHDLEDDFEMSSDDSDNSGEDGEGKAKTKNETAKGKSKKKKKSNEKDAMEDSDDGDYEGLEVDYMSDESSSSDEEPDKGKPSKGEDLPKGIDEASESEEESEEEKQNEEEAKEEEEEEEGKKTQAQTEKKKKKDSSGESDSSDDSDIEGETASALFMAKKRTPPKRAAGRGSAGSSRTGSRPGTPSIDPAATSNTLRAAASKLEQGKRQPQVPGTDSPAAKRLKMDPSSQSPAPSGKSTPQPPSGKSTPSSSDVQLTEEAVRRYLIRKPMTTKDLLKKFQTKRTGLSSEKTVNVLAQILKRLNPERKNVNDKMHFYLTE; translated from the exons ATGATGGCCTCACTG GGGAGCAGCAGTTCTTCAGGCACTGAATATACTGTTCGAGTTCCTAA AAATACGAGCAAGAAATACAACATAATGGCTTTTAACGCTGGAGATAAAGTCAACTGTTCAACATGGACACAG GCTCGAATGGAGAGAGACATGAGTGCTCGGAAGATATATGGCGAAGAAGAGACCCCAGAGGGGGCAGCTGGTAGCGAATTTGGCAAAAAGCAGCGTGAGGAAGCACGACGGAAGAAGTATGGAATTGTAACACGTGAGTTCAAAGTAGAGGACCAGCCTTGGATTCTAAAAGTCAACGGCAAGGCTGGCAAAAG ATTCAAAGGCCTGAAGAAAGGGGGTGTCACAGAAAATGCATCCTACTACATCTTCACCCAGTGTCCAGATGGTGCCTTTGAAGCCTTCCCTGTTCATGGCTGGTACAACTTTACTCCAGTGGCAAAACACAGAACTCTTACTGCAGAGGAGGCTGAAGAGGAGTGGGGCAG GAGGAACAAAGTAGTGAATCACTTCAGCATCATGCTTCAGAGACGCCTGCGTGAGCAAACGCAGggtgatgaggaagaggaggagaatgaGAAAgccacaaagaagaaaaagggtGGCGGTCGAGGGGGAGATTTGCGCATCCATGATCTGGAAGATGACTTTGAAATGAGCAGTGATGATAGTGACAATAGTGGCGAAG ATGGAGAAGGCAAGGCCAAAACAAAGAATGAAACCGCTAAAGGAAagtcaaagaagaagaagaagagcaatGAGAAGGATGCTATGGAAGACAGTGATGATGGGGACTATGAGGGTCTGGAGGTGGATTACATGTCAGATGAAAGCAG CAGTTCAGATGAAGAACCTGATAAAGGAAAGCCCAGCAAAGGAGAAGACCTTCCTAAAG GGATTGATGAGGCCTCAGAAAGTGAGGAAGAGAGTGAAGAGGAAAAacagaatgaggaggaagcaaaggaggaggaagaagaagaggaaggaaagaaaacaCAGGCACAgacagaaaagaagaagaaaaaag ACAGTAGCGGTGAATCGGACAGCTCAGACGACAGTGATATTGAGGGAGAAACGGCTTCTGCTTTGTTTATGGCG aAGAAGCGTACCCCTCCAAAACGTGCTGCTGGACGTGGCTCTGCCGGAAGCTCTAGAACTGGTAGCCGACCAGGGACGCCATCCATAGACCCTGCCGCAACTTCCAACACACTACGTGCTGCTGCCAGCAAGCTAGAGCAAG GCAAAAGACAGCCACAAGTTCCAGGGACAGactcccctgctgccaaaaggCTAAAAATGGACCCCAGCAGTCAGAGTCCTGCTCCCTCTGGAAAGAGTACACCTCAACCCCCATCAGGAAAATCTACTCCCAGTTCCAG TGATGTGCAACTAACAGAAGAAGCCGTACGTCGATATCTTATCCGGAAACCGATGACCACTAAAGACCTGCTGAAGAAATTTCAGACTAAGCGCACAGGACTGAGCAGTGAGAAGACTGTTAACGTCTTGGCTCAAATTCTGAAACGCCTCAATCCAGAGCGGAAAAATGTTaatgacaaaatgcatttttatctcACGGAATGA
- the gtf2f1 gene encoding general transcription factor IIF subunit 1 isoform X2 translates to MMASLGSSSSSGTEYTVRVPKNTSKKYNIMAFNAGDKVNCSTWTQARMERDMSARKIYGEEETPEGAAGSEFGKKQREEARRKKYGIVTREFKVEDQPWILKVNGKAGKRFKGLKKGGVTENASYYIFTQCPDGAFEAFPVHGWYNFTPVAKHRTLTAEEAEEEWGRRNKVVNHFSIMLQRRLREQTQGDEEEEENEKATKKKKGGGRGGDLRIHDLEDDFEMSSDDSDNSGEDGEGKAKTKNETAKGKSKKKKKSNEKDAMEDSDDGDYEGLEVDYMSDESSSDEEPDKGKPSKGEDLPKGIDEASESEEESEEEKQNEEEAKEEEEEEEGKKTQAQTEKKKKKDSSGESDSSDDSDIEGETASALFMAKKRTPPKRAAGRGSAGSSRTGSRPGTPSIDPAATSNTLRAAASKLEQGKRQPQVPGTDSPAAKRLKMDPSSQSPAPSGKSTPQPPSGKSTPSSSDVQLTEEAVRRYLIRKPMTTKDLLKKFQTKRTGLSSEKTVNVLAQILKRLNPERKNVNDKMHFYLTE, encoded by the exons ATGATGGCCTCACTG GGGAGCAGCAGTTCTTCAGGCACTGAATATACTGTTCGAGTTCCTAA AAATACGAGCAAGAAATACAACATAATGGCTTTTAACGCTGGAGATAAAGTCAACTGTTCAACATGGACACAG GCTCGAATGGAGAGAGACATGAGTGCTCGGAAGATATATGGCGAAGAAGAGACCCCAGAGGGGGCAGCTGGTAGCGAATTTGGCAAAAAGCAGCGTGAGGAAGCACGACGGAAGAAGTATGGAATTGTAACACGTGAGTTCAAAGTAGAGGACCAGCCTTGGATTCTAAAAGTCAACGGCAAGGCTGGCAAAAG ATTCAAAGGCCTGAAGAAAGGGGGTGTCACAGAAAATGCATCCTACTACATCTTCACCCAGTGTCCAGATGGTGCCTTTGAAGCCTTCCCTGTTCATGGCTGGTACAACTTTACTCCAGTGGCAAAACACAGAACTCTTACTGCAGAGGAGGCTGAAGAGGAGTGGGGCAG GAGGAACAAAGTAGTGAATCACTTCAGCATCATGCTTCAGAGACGCCTGCGTGAGCAAACGCAGggtgatgaggaagaggaggagaatgaGAAAgccacaaagaagaaaaagggtGGCGGTCGAGGGGGAGATTTGCGCATCCATGATCTGGAAGATGACTTTGAAATGAGCAGTGATGATAGTGACAATAGTGGCGAAG ATGGAGAAGGCAAGGCCAAAACAAAGAATGAAACCGCTAAAGGAAagtcaaagaagaagaagaagagcaatGAGAAGGATGCTATGGAAGACAGTGATGATGGGGACTATGAGGGTCTGGAGGTGGATTACATGTCAGATGAAAGCAG TTCAGATGAAGAACCTGATAAAGGAAAGCCCAGCAAAGGAGAAGACCTTCCTAAAG GGATTGATGAGGCCTCAGAAAGTGAGGAAGAGAGTGAAGAGGAAAAacagaatgaggaggaagcaaaggaggaggaagaagaagaggaaggaaagaaaacaCAGGCACAgacagaaaagaagaagaaaaaag ACAGTAGCGGTGAATCGGACAGCTCAGACGACAGTGATATTGAGGGAGAAACGGCTTCTGCTTTGTTTATGGCG aAGAAGCGTACCCCTCCAAAACGTGCTGCTGGACGTGGCTCTGCCGGAAGCTCTAGAACTGGTAGCCGACCAGGGACGCCATCCATAGACCCTGCCGCAACTTCCAACACACTACGTGCTGCTGCCAGCAAGCTAGAGCAAG GCAAAAGACAGCCACAAGTTCCAGGGACAGactcccctgctgccaaaaggCTAAAAATGGACCCCAGCAGTCAGAGTCCTGCTCCCTCTGGAAAGAGTACACCTCAACCCCCATCAGGAAAATCTACTCCCAGTTCCAG TGATGTGCAACTAACAGAAGAAGCCGTACGTCGATATCTTATCCGGAAACCGATGACCACTAAAGACCTGCTGAAGAAATTTCAGACTAAGCGCACAGGACTGAGCAGTGAGAAGACTGTTAACGTCTTGGCTCAAATTCTGAAACGCCTCAATCCAGAGCGGAAAAATGTTaatgacaaaatgcatttttatctcACGGAATGA
- the tsen54 gene encoding tRNA-splicing endonuclease subunit Sen54: protein MADQNKKSPDPKFFSEILSPSELFSARTRSHKIPTVGQKDFSPDDSEEQRQRLEQSLSEHWSLVSEERVERLGNLVKATWIPDDQVVQLEAPAGKFWQTMGFSANGKQYLQLEEALYLMECGNVQVFYRDLPLSIQDGYEWFLSSKTISLQQYQVFGHLKRLGYVVHRFDASSEPSAYARQLNMPVSRGQNTLKRKRSDSPVATCSKQESSMKRQPEEVQPDLESELMAESPACTSGGRPWWAGNSPDTNDTKKPIHGRTPHWDRSIVFPNVANARRSSTSLPSPDPSLLPGALTVGSCNVALWISALNKRQVKMSDKEKEREQRNQKWEMDRNKKERECRNWAEYHQLMTKRQANHGRRPQHLWEMEVTPLHDPSQPVSTGELLNKISIIKSTNLLEGASSLQASEEWKICFNVYQPDTVATFKKSKPGKPFARMCVCSFSGPVPNLATIKQLTFQSGDVQIIFAVVDAGDISFYTFKDFQLPTDIYP from the exons ATGGCGGACCAAAACAAGAAAAGTCCCGATCCGAAATTCTTCAGCGAAATATTAag CCCATCTGAACTGTTCTCAGCTCGAACCCGGAGTCACAAGATCCCGACTGTGGGTCAGAAAGACTTCTCACCCGACGATTCTGAGGAGCAGCGACAACGTCTGGAGCAGAGTTTGAGCGAGCACTGGAGCCTCGTGTCGGAGGAGCGAGTTGAGAGGCT AGGTAACCTGGTGAAGGCCACCTGGATTCCCGATGACCAGGTTGTCCAGCTTGAGGCGCCGGCG GGCAAGTTCTGGCAGACAATGGGATTCTCCGCCAATGGCAAGCAATACCTTCAACTGGAAGAAGCACTCTACCTCATGGAGTGT GGCAATGTGCAAGTCTTCTACCGGGATCTACCGCTCTCCATTCAAGACGGCTATGAATGGTTTCTGTCTTCCAAAACCATCAGTTTGCAGCAATATCAG GTATTTGGGCACCTGAAGAGGCTCGGCTACGTGGTACACAGGTTCGACGCCAG TTCGGAGCCATCGGCGTATGCCAGGCAACTCAACATGCCAGTGTCAAGGGGTCAGAACACACTGAAGAGGAAGCGCAGTGACAGCCCTGTTGCAACCTGCAG TAAACAGGAATCTTCTATGAAGAGGCAACCAGAAGAAGTTCAACCAGATCTCGAGTCCGAGCTGATGGCCGAGTCCCCGGCTTGCACCAGTGGAGGCCGGCCGTGGTGGGCAGGGAACTCGCCGGATACTAACGACACCAAGAAGCCCATCCATGGCCGCACTCCCCATTGGGATAGGTCTATTGTTTTTCCCAATGTGGCCAATGCACGCAGATCCTCCACTTCCTTGCCGTCTCCCGACCCATCCCTCCTGCCCGGTGCGCTGACGGTGGGCTCTTGCAACGTGGCATTGTGGATTAGCGCGCTCAATAAGCGGCAGGTCAAGATGTCGGATaaggagaaagagagggagcaAAGGAATCAAAAATGGGAAATGGACAGAAACAAAAAG GAGCGAGAATGCCGGAACTGGGCCGAGTATCATCAACTGATGACAAAGCGGCAAGCAAATCATGGCAGGCGACCGCAACACTTGTGGGAGATGGAAGTTACTCCTTTACATGACCCCAGCCAACCTGTATCTACTG gtGAACTTCTAAACAAAATCAGCATAATCAAATCCACAAATTTGCTTGAGGGAGCGTCCAG CTTGCAAGCCTCGGAGGAGTGGAagatttgttttaatgtttacCAGCCCGACACGGTGGCTACTTTTAAGAAGAGCAAACCGGGGAAGCCCTTTGCCCGCATGTGCGTTTGCAG tttcagCGGTCCCGTTCCCAACTTGGCAACCATTAAGCAGCTGACCTTCCAGAGTGGCGATGTCCAAATTATCTTTGCTGTGGTGGATGCCGGCGACATCTCCTTTTACACATTCAAAGATTTCCAGCTGCCTACTGACATATATCCATAA
- the LOC144208782 gene encoding 5-hydroxytryptamine receptor 3A, whose translation MWAWQTLVLLFFLTSNVSLGRSSNCSYSVLLEYLKLNTTNDFLANVRPVKDWKEVTVVSVDMLLYGILQVDEKLQTFTSHIWMQIVWKNDFLTWTPSDFCGITHVSVPRSKLWTPDIGIQEDTSDTGSVTKSSYVTVYATGLLQITARQRLTSTCTLNLFNFPFDRQTCDISFSPMNTYVDSMQLQTFNGDQFINNVSGQAMLTRGEWTLKKLDIFRNDTTTGNPLLSKVVYKVKLERKPMLYVINFIIPLFYLLTLDVASFFIGEARGEKLSFKITILLAISVLLLLLQDMLPSTEDNLPLIANFCVGVFALVGLSVLEAMLVSFIIDLDNKFGKNPTRKTGRDVPSDQQEMKGW comes from the exons ATGTGGGCCTGGCAGACTCTGGTTCTCCTGTTTTTCCTCACTTCAAAtg TTTCACTTGGCAGGTCATCAAATTGCTCTTATTCGGTGCTGCTGGAATACTTGAAACTCAACACGACCAATGACTTCTTGGCTAACGTCAGGCCCGTCAAGGATTGGAAGGAGGTCACTGTTGTATCAGTGGACATGCTGCTCTATGGCATCTTGCAGGTG GATGAGAAGCTTCAGACATTCACCAGCCACATTTGGATGCAAATA GTGTGGAAAAATGATTTCCTAACGTGGACACCGTCTGATTTTTGCGGCATCACCCACGTTTCCGTACCCAGGTCAAAGCTTTGGACACCCGACATAGGCATCCAAGAAGA CACTTCTGACACTGGAAGTGTGACGAAAAGCTCCTACGTGACGGTATACGCCACCGGACTGTTGCAGATAACTGCACGTCAGCGGCTCACGTCCACGTGTACCCTCAATTTATTCAACTTCCCCTTCGACCGACAAACCTGCGACATATCTTTCAGCCCCATGAACACTTACG TCGATTCCATGCAACTCCAGACCTTCAATGGCGACCAATTCATCAACAATGTCTCTGGACAGGCCATGCTGACACGAGGGGAGTGGACTCTCAAGAAATTAGACATTTTCAGAAATGATACCACCACGGGTAACCCCCTACTTAGTAAAGTCGTTTACAAG GTGAAGCTGGAGCGCAAACCCATGTTATACGTGATCAACTTCATCATTCCACTTTTCTACCTGTTGACACTGGACGTGGCGTCCTTCTTTATCGGCGAGGCACGCGGGGAGAAATTGAGCTTCAAGATTACCATCCTGCTCGCCATTTCTGTCCTCTTGCTCCTTCTCCAGGACATGCTGCCCTCCACTGAGGACAACCTGCCCCTCATTG CCAACTTCTGCGTTGGTGTGTTTGCCCTGGTGGGCCTTAGTGTGCTTGAAGCAATGTTAGTGAGCTTCATCATTGACCTGGACAACAAATTTGGCAAGAATCCGACACGAAAAACCGGCCGGGATGTTCCTTCAGATCAACAAGAGATGAAAGGTTGGTGA
- the slc38a12 gene encoding transmembrane protein 104 — translation MAGGITDTGEPYSAFVGLVYMFNLIVGTGALTMPRAFATAGWVVSLTLICFLGFMSYMTTTFVIEAMAAANAQLRWKRREQDEVNDNDSNSDYSDEDSPVRGRTEPETKPILSIQRSAGPVDHFEIAERVEMGQMASMFFNKVGVNMFYICIIVYLYGDLAIYAAAVPISLMEVACGNHSCSAGAVKYNDTDACWGSVTRKDAYRVFLSVFTVLLGPFTFFSAQKTKYLQILTSLMRWIAFTMMIILALIRIGSGKGEGRPPVASLAGVPNLFGVCVYSFMCQHSLPSLVTPISDKKRVGCFVLADYVLILGFYVLLSLTAIFCFDSALIHDMYTLNFTDNCNVLDVPVLRYFLGLFPVFTISTNFPIIAVTLRNNWKTLFHRDGGTYPWVVDRVVFPLITLAPPVLVAFCTHNLESLVGITGAYAGTGIQYVVPALLVYHARRHVEPITARHAINLHRSPFRHAAWVWFVILWAVFCLMFVTANIILTDVKK, via the exons ATGGCAGGTGGAATCACAGACACGGGGGAGCCCTACTCTGCTTTT GTAGGGTTGGTGTACATGTTCAACCTAATTGTGGGAACGGGGGCGCTCACCATGCCGAGAGCCTTTGCCACAGCTGGCTGGGTGGTCAGCTTGACGCTCATCTGCTTTTTGGGATTTATGAG TTACATGACAACCACGTTCGTGATCGAGGCGATGGCGGCGGCCAACGCTCAGTTGCGCTGGAAGAGGAGAGAGCAGGATGAG GTCAATGACAATGATTCAAACTCTGACTATTCGGATGAGGACAGCCCCGTGAGGGGGCGGACTGAACCCGAGACCAAGCCCATCTTGTCAATCC AACGTTCTGCTGGTCCAGTGGACCACTTTGAAATTGCCGAGCGTGTGGAGATGGGCCAGATGGCGTCTATGTTCTTCAACAAAG tTGGCGTCAACATGTTCTACATCTGCATTATCGTGTACCTGTATGGCGATTTGGCTATCTATGCAGCAGCTGTGCCTATTTCCCTCATGGAAGTTGCTTG CGGAAATCATTCATGCAGCGCGGGAGCCGTCAAGTACAACGACACGGACGCCTGCTGGGGTTCGGTGACCAGGAAAGATGCCTACAGAGTCTTTCTG AGCGTTTTCACTGTTCTTCTGGGACCATTCACCTTTTTCAGTGCCCAGAAGACAAAATACCTTCAGATCCTCACATCGCTCATGCGCTGGATTG cGTTCACCATGATGATCATCCTGGCGTTAATACGCATCGGCTCGGGCAAAGGCGAGGGCCGCCCCCCGGTCGCATCACTGGCCGGCGTCCCCAACCTTTTCGGCGTGTGCGTCTACTCCTTCATGTGTCAGCACTCTCTGCCCTCGCTGGTGACGCCCATTTCGGACAAGAAACGAGTGGGCTGCTTTGTCTTGGCCGACTACGTACTCATCCTGGGCTTCTACGTGCTGCTGTCCCTCACCGCCATCTTCTGCTTCGACAGTGCGCTCATCCACGACATGTACACGCTTAACTTCACCGACAACTGCAATGTTCTGGATGTCCCCGTGCTACGCTATTTCTTGGGTCTCTTCCCAGTCTTCACCATCAGCACCAATTTCCCCATCATCGCCGTCACGCTGCGTAACAACTGGAAGACCCTTTTCCACCGGGATGGAGGCACGTACCCGTGGGTGGTCGACCGAGTGGTCTTCCCGTTGATCACGTTGGCGCCGCCTGTGCTGGTGGCCTTTTGCACGCACAATCTGGAGTCCTTGGTGGGCATCACGGGGGCCTACGCCGGCACGGGCATTCAATACGTGGTACCCGCCCTGTTAGTCTACCACGCCCGGCGTCACGTGGAACCGATCACAGCACGCCACGCTATCAATCTGCATCGCTCGCCCTTCCGCCACGCCGCCTGGGTCTGGTTTGTAATACTGTGGGCCGTTTTCTGCCTCATGTTCGTCACCGCCAATATCATCCTGACCGATGTCAAAAAGTGA